A single genomic interval of Pyrus communis chromosome 5, drPyrComm1.1, whole genome shotgun sequence harbors:
- the LOC137734720 gene encoding uncharacterized protein has protein sequence MADSADVLAVLEFLRKNGFSEAESALKEDMIEQGDLGSFDYEKFMFPMAPPLPPVRIPASFRRSEVQGGGECSGSSSAVDDEFVSAGSSTSNKCSSEFTNPYGVRSTSPSGSQASSDGFSQFGTARDYHDFDMQNDLFWHDETDDGDFMTPCFEGPDFFACPTEDKFIMTSDTDKGSEKVLDLNYKSEAFQSEISLDCLDKSCLTNVSPVDDTSKIYATNYKKNQLEEGFEEYCAECCYPSLKETDFKNYQLDVSGGILCMDVDSAPYDKISKTSNCSAKRSSKNEQDEKFKVTAGLDGKVAVNDFMQKGVEGYGVGVGEVNKGSHEPEVAAEGDDAAPDEVLMYNDDEDYEVFDLRIVHRKNRTGFEESKDFPIVLKTVIASRYYITEYLGSAAFSKVVQAHDLHTGVDVCLKIIKNDKEFFDQSLDEIKLLKFVNKNDPADEHHVLRLYDYFYHQEHLFIVCELLRANLYEFQKFTQESGGEAYFTLRRLQLITRQCLEALDYLHRLGIIHCDLKPENILIKSYRRCEIKVIDLGSSCFRTDNLSLYVQSRSYRAPEVILGLPYDEKIDMWSLGCILAELCSGEVLFPNDGVVMILARMIGMLGPIDLDMLVKGQETDKYFTHELDLYHINEETSQLEYIIPEESSLENHLQVTDIGFIDFVKSLLEVNPERRPTAREALEHPWLSYTYDTSPL, from the exons ATGGCGGACTCAGCCGACGTCTTGGCGGTGCTCGAGTTCCTGAGGAAAAACGGGTTTTCGGAGGCCGAATCGGCTCTCAAAGAGGATATGATTGAACAGGGCGATCTGGGTTCTTTCGATTACGAGAAATTCATGTTTCCGATGGCTCCTCCGCTGCCGCCGGTCAGAATTCCAGCGAGCTTCCGGCGGTCGGAGGTTCAGGGCGGCGGAGAATGCTCGGGGTCGAGCTCGGCGGTGGACGACGAGTTTGTGAGCGCGGGATCTTCTACTTCTAACAAGTGCTCTTCAG AATTCACAAACCCGTACGGAGTTCGATCTACATCTCCAAGCGGCTCCCAAGCTTCATCCGATGGGTTCTCTCAGTTTGGCACGGCACGCGATTACCACGATTTCGATATGCAAAATGACCTGTTCTGGCATGATGAGACGGATGATGGAGACTTCATGACTCCTTGCTTTGAAGGGCCGGACTTCTTCGCCTGTCCCACTGAGGATAAGTTCATCATGACTTCAGATACAGACAAGGGGAGCGAGAAAGTGCTGGATCTGAATTATAAATCCGAAGCATTTCAATCGGAAATAAGCCTCGATTGTCTGGACAAGAGTTGTCTTACCAATGTTTCTCCCGTGGATGATACAAGCAAGATTTATGCGACGAATTATAAGAAAAATCAGCTGGAAGAAGGCTTTGAGGAATATTGTGCAGAATGCTGCTATCCAAGTTTGAAAGAAACCGATTTCAAAAATTACCAATTAGATGTTTCGGGGGGCATCCTTTGTATGGATGTTGATTCTGCTCCATATGACAAGATAAGCAAGACTTCTAATTGCTCTGCTAAAAGGAGTTCCAAAAATGAACAGGATGAAAAGTTTAAAGTGACCGCTGGTTTAGACGGTAAGGTTGCAGTGAATGATTTCATGCAAAAGGGAGTTGAAGGATATGGAGTTGGAGTCGGTGAAGTAAACAAAGGATCCCACGAGCCTGAGGTTGCTGCCGAGGGAGATGATGCTGCTCCCGATGAGGTTTTGATGTACAatgatgatgaggattatgAAGTTTTCGACTTGAGAATTGTACACAGGAAGAACAG GACCGGATTTGAAGAAAGCAAGGATTTCCCAATTGTGCTAAAGACTGTAATTGCAAGCAGGTACTATATAACGGAATACCTTGGTTCGGCAGCCTTCAGTAAGGTTGTGCAGGCTCATGATCTTCACACAGGAGTCGATGTGTGCCTCAAAATCATAAAGAATGATAAAGAGTTTTTCGACCAGAGTCTGGATGAGATTAAACTTCTAAAGTTCGTCAACAAAAATGACCCTGCAGACGAACACCATGTATTGCGACTTTATGACTACTTCTACCATCAG GAGCATCTCTTTATTGTTTGTGAACTCCTTCGGGCAAACTTGTATGAATTTCAGAAGTTCACTCAAGAATCTGGTGGAGAAGCTTACTTCACATTAAGAAGGTTGCAG CTCATAACACGTCAGTGTTTAGAGGCATTGGACTACTTGCATCGCTTGGGAATTATTCACTGCGATCTAAAGCCTGAAAACATTCTTATAAAAAGTTACAGAAGGTGTGAAATAAAGGTAATTGATCTTGGAAGCAGTTGCTTTCGCACGGACAATCTGTCTCTATATGTGCAATCTCGTTCTTATAGAGCTCCTGAAGTCATTCTTGGCCTCCCTTATGATGAGAAGATTGACATGTGGTCTCTGGGCTGTATATTGGCGGAGTTATGCTCCGGAGAA GTGCTCTTTCCAAATGACGGGGTTGTAATGATCCTTGCGCGTATGATTGGAATGCTTGGTCCTATCGATCTGGATATGTTAGTGAAAGGTCAGGAGACCGATAAGTACTTCACACACGAGTTAGATCTTTAC